In Persicobacter psychrovividus, the genomic window AAATTTACTGATTAACTCGAGGTCCGCCTTCTGATAGAGCTGCCCCATTGGATTATGCGGATGGCAAATCATGATGGCTTTCGTTTTGGCGGTCACTTTCGATGCTAGGACCTCATAATCCAGAGGAGCAAAAGCGGAAAAGGTGACCACTTTGCCACCTGCATTGGCGATGGTTTCAAAAAAGAGAAAGTCAACAGGGTCCGGGCAGATCACTTCGTCCCCAGGTGAGATCAGTTTTTTGATCACCATATTCAAGCCTTCGGCTGCGCTGTTGGTCGGCAGAATCTGATCTGGCGTGTAATTCATTCCTCTTTTCTTGGCCCACATTGTGAGGGCCTGTAGGAACTCAGGAACACCCTCGGGTCTACCGTAGGGCATGTAGGCGTGCGCGAGGTAATTTTGTAATTCGGACTGGATTTCTGTGGCAAAAGGGAAATCAGGATCTGCGGCCGTTAATGGGATGCATGTTTCGGGCACGGTAGCCCAACGATAATTATAGGCGTATTTTTTTAAAAATTTGAAATCAATGTCTTGATGGTCAAACATAGCTTGCTTTTTTATGCGCGAGCGGCATGAGCATGCGTTCGGCAGGGTAGAGAAAATTACTCCTTAAAGTGGCACTTTCACTAAGGATCTTTTTTATTTTAATACCCTGAATTTCATAAAATCGTTGCCCTATTTTTGCCTTTGGAACGGCATGAATTAGCTCATGGACCAAAACCGCATCCTCGAGGGCAGTATTCATCCCTTGACTTGAAAATGTGGGTAAAGGATGCGCCGCATCACCCATTAAAAGAATATGCTCAGCGTGATATTGCTCAAGTGGGGTTATCGTTTTGTTAATACAATGGTGGACATGGTCAAACTTCAGGTGCAATCGAAATTGATCGAGGATTCGGAAATCTTTAGTCAAGTCATCAAAGAAGGAGGCGAACTGATCGGCAGGTTCTCCATATTTTTGCTGATCCCATTGCATATACCATATAAAATTTTGATCACCCAAGGACATTAATCCGAAGGATAAACCGCCCTGTTGGTGCGTAAATTTCGTTAATTGGTGATCATATTGTGCAGCGATAAATTTCGGGAGCTTGGCAAAACCTACTAATTCATGGCAACGGTCATTCTTTGCCTGGTGGTTGGGGAAAAGCTTTCGCCGTGTCGGAGAATTGATACCATCAGCACCAATAACCAAATCAGCATTTATAGCCTGACCATTACAGGTTACTTCATGCTGTTCGGAGATTTCTAAGGAGGAATTCCATTTGATCGATGCCTCCTTTTCCATCAGCATATTTAAAAGCTGATTTCTGTAGATGCCGTAACAATTCGTCAGTGTATTTTTACTTTGTAATTTACCCTCGAAATTATAGTTCATGTAATATTTCAAAGGGTGTAAGTTTTCTCGTACGATATCAGCACCCACGATTTTCTTTAAAGCACTATATCCATTGGGCATAAGCACAAAACCAAAGCCGTTAGTGGATAACTGGCTGTTTTTTTCAAAGATCATGGCACGATGGGTAGCACTGTTTTTTTGTATCAGTTTATTTAAGGCTAAACCAGCAACCCCTGCACCATTTATAAAAATTTCCATCATCGTTTGACCGTTGTTTTTTCATTGGTACGGAAGAAAAAATAGTCGATTGTGTAAGGAACGGTGAGGGGGGCAGGAGGCGAATTCCTGATTTATGGATAAACGGGAATCGGTCATGATCAATGCCTATCTGATTCATTTAAAGTCAATACATCATCATGTGCTATTTTTATGATTATTAAATCTTTTGCCATAAGTACCCCCAAAATACTTTCGTAATTCTTTTTAAAGGTATCTGTCCCGAAACCTTGCCTGTAAGTATTTATATTTTTGATGGTCAATAAAAATTAATGCAGAACCCAATTAGTCAATTCATAGAAAGCCTGCAAAAGTGTGGAGATAAAGAAGCCCTGGCAACGCATATTGCAGAGGGTTTCCCGAAGCTCTTTCCTTATTTGCAGTTGGTCGGAATTCATTTACTGTCCCAGCCCTATTTTCGATTGGAGTCATTCTTTTATTATGACAATAACTGTATTTCTGAAGAAAATATGGTAGCAGAGATTAATTACATGATCTGGACCAACAGTAAAAAGCCTTCTAAATTACCCAATGCAGCCATTTTGCCTGTTCATGTCAATACACAAATAGCGGGGGGAATTACCGTGCTCAATACCGAAGGGGTTAATTTATTGGATGACGATCGCTTAAACATGGTTATTGCACTGATTGGGGCAAATTTAAGTTTGCAGCATCAGAAATATCAATTAACAGAAACTCAGAAAAGGGTTATTCAGCAGTCCAAGTTGATGGATAATTCCCCCAATCCAATTTTAGTGATCGACGAACAGTGTACTTTGCTGTACACCAATCCCGCTTCAGACCATTTACTGACTTTTTATGGAATGATTAGTGGCGGGCAAGTGGTGACCAGCTGGCAACAAGCGATCCGAAAAATACTTAAAGGGGCAACCGAAGTGCGGTTTCAGGTGCGTACCGAGGATAAAGTCTATTCTTTGTCTTTTTTCAGGCACACGCACCCCCATCTGATTACCGTTTATGCCAATGATATTACCGAGCTTAAAAAACTGGAAAATAGCCTGGTGGTTCAACGGAATTTCTTTGAAGATATCTTTAATCATATTCCGTCGGATTTGGTGGTGTTTAATAAGCGCCATGAATATCTGTTCGTTAATCCGCAGGCAATTAAAAATCGGCAAATTCGGGAGTGGATCATCGGCAAAACAGATTATGACTATTGTGATTTGAAAAATACGCCTTACGATATGGCCAATGCGCGGAGGGACTTATTCAATAGGATAAAGAATTCCCGACAGGTGGCAGAGATCAAGGACATCAAATATCATGAGGATCGAAGTATTCGCGAAGCCATTTTACGCCGGATGTTACCTGTTTATGATAAGGAGGGCGAACTGGAATATATGATTGGTTACGGTAGTGATATCACTGATCTTATGCGAGCGGAGAATGCTTCCACGCGTTCCCGTGAACAGCTTGAATTGGTATTGACAGCCTCTAATGATGGTTTTTGGGATTGGGACCTCGATACTGGCCGACTGTTCTTGAGTGATCGCCTGAAGCTGATGTTGGGTATAGAAATGTTGGGGAACAGTGTTTCCAGCCCTGAGGAACTAAATTTGTTGTCGTTCAAAAATCGCTTTAGTTTTTTCAGAAGTATTTTGAAGTTGAAAAATGGTCATTTATCAAAATGTGAAGCCATACATCAATTTACGCATGCCAAAGGCGGCGATGTGTACCTTCTGATGCGAACCATTGGAATTACCAATAAAGAGGGGCATGTGGTGCGTATCGTGGGCTCAAGTGCAGATATTTCAGAGCTTAAGCGTTCGGAAATAGCACTTCAGCAGGCGAAAAAATTTGCTGAACAGGCGAATGAGGCACAGACGCAGTTTTTAGCGACCATGAGTCATGAAATTCGAACCCCATTAAATGCCGTGATCGGTTTTTCTAATTTCCTGCTTCAGGAAAACCCTCAGCCTCATCAGTTGGATTATCTGAATTCATTGAATTTTTCGGCAAACAATCTGTTGTCGTTGGTCAATGATATTTTAGATTTTAATAAAATTGAAGCCAAGAAAATTGAGCTGGAGCATATCGGATTTGATTTACATGATTTGGGTCGAGAGGTTATTCAGGTGATGAATCTCCGTGCTGCCGATAAGGGAATATATGCGAAGGTAGAGATGGATCCTCATCTTCCAAAACGCGTGATGGGTGACCCGACGAGGTTATCTCAAATCTTTAATAACCTTTTGGGGAATGCGATCAAGTTCACTGACCAGGGCGGCATTAAATTGAAAATGAGTTTGCTGAGCGAGGAGGAGACTTGTTATCACATTCTCTTTGAGTTTGAGGATACTGGAATTGGTATTTCTAAGGAAAAGTTCGAAAAAATATTTGACTCGTTCTCTCAGGCCGATAATAAAACGACCCGAAAATACGGGGGTACTGGCTTGGGCTTAACCATTACCCGCAAATTAATAGAACTGCTGGGTGGGGAGATTAAACTGAAGAGTGAAGAATCTGTCGGTTCCACCTTTTATTTCTGCCTGAAAATGGATAGGGTTGATGATAAGGATTTTGAAAATCAGAAGATCAAGGAGATTTTTGATGAAAAGCAGATTGAAGGTGTGCGTATTCTATTGGTAGATGACAATCCGATGAATATTCGCGTGGCAAAACACCTGCTGGATAAATGGAAAGCGAAGGTTGATGTTGCTGAAAATGGGGCCATTGCGGTGGATATGGCGCAGGAAAATGATTATGATTTAATTTTCATGGACCTGAGTATGCCTGTGATGGATGGTTACGAAGCGACCATCTGTATTCGGGTTTTTGATCAGGTAACTCCTATAATTGCCCTGACTGCCGATGCACTTTCAGATGTTCGAGCTCGGGTCTTTTCTATCGGAATGAATGACTTCATGACAAAGCCATTTAAGCCAGCAGTTCTGAAGGAAAAACTGAGTATCAATCTATTGGTCAACAAACCTGATTAATGTTTAAGAATAAATTGAAAATAGGATGAAATGTTAGTTATAATGCTGAAAAATAAGGGCTTGTAGAAGCAATTTACTTTGGATTTTGTTATTTTAATAGAAGCCAAAAGAAAGATTAATGATTTACGACCTAAAGACCAAAACCCTGTATCGGGAGAATGGTGAGAAGCTGAAATCCTGCCACTGTAGCAGTTGTAAAGCTTGGGAAGAGTTCCGATTTATCAAGCATGTGCAATGTCCCAATTGCGGAAAGAAAATCCTGCATACCGCAGAGTTTCAAGAATCTGATTTAGCGGAATTTCCTGAGGAGGAATTTTGCTTTAAATATCAAATAGGTCAAGAGAATATCAGCTTTATTTACTGAAAAAAAAGGGAACCCATGGCGGGCTCCCTTTTTTATTTATAGTGCTTTGAAGGTGATCGACGAAGCGTGATTTTTATTGTGGTAAATATGTTGTTCTGCTTTGATGAAATCAGACTCATCAGCCTTATAAATGTTCTTAACAAACTTTTGAGGGTTCAGGTCAAATAGCGGGAACCAGGAACTTTGAACCTGAATCATTACCTTATGGCCCTTTTTGAAAGTATGCATGACATCCTGAAGAGGTAAGTCAATAGCTGTGATTTTATTCGGGGTAAAGGGTACAGGCTTGGAGAAGCTTTCACGATATCTGCCACGCATAATCTCCGAACGAACCATTTGCTGATAACCAGCAAGTTTGATTCTTTCAGGTGTAAACTCGTCATTTTTTGTACTGTCTGGATAAACGTCAATTAATTTTACGATCCAGTCACTGTCAGTACCTGAGGTTGATACTTTGAGTTTGGCGAGTAAATCTCCTGCCATCGTTAAATCTTCTGTGAGTACAGGGGTCTCATATACCATTACATCAGGTCGTCGGCTTGCAAATCGTTGGTCATCACTCATATATTCTCTTGGCGTGAAAGAAACTTTCATGCGCTCAGAATAAGGAACAGGTTTAGCAGGATCAGAAATATAGCTATCGAAACCTTTAGCTGATTTAGGCTGTTCGCTGTCCAGGCAACCACCTTGCTTCAGGTAAAACGTTTTTTCCAGGGCATTTTTTGGGGGCCATTGCTGAAATTTATGCCAATCTTTACTTCCTGTGTCATAAACATAAGCCTCAGGCAGTCCGCTGTTTTTGCCACCGTCTTCTTTCAAAAAGTGGTGGAAGAAAGGCGCCTCAATAGAATCCTGATAATAAATATTGACTGCACCATACGAAAGGTTCCCCACCATTTGGTTCTCTTTTCTTCTTGACCAGTCGCCATGAGACCATGGTCCCAACACGATTGTATTGTAAGTGTTGGGGTTATTTTTTTCGATCGTTTTATAGGTGTGGATAGGGCCGTAAAGATCTTCTGCATCGAACAAACCTCCAACGACCATCATGTTGGCAGAGATGTTTTTCAGGTGCGGCAAGATATTTCTGCTTTGCCAGAATTCGTCGTAATCAGGGTGCTCGACAAGTTGTTGCCAGAAGAAATTATCTTTTCCATAGTATTTACTCGCATTTTTTAGCGGACCCATTTTCAAGAAAAAGTCATACATGTCAGGCGTTCCTAAATCGACCATATGTGGCGCGTACCAGGCTTTAGTGGTAGTGTCAGTTTTTTGGTAACCAAACACAGGAGTTGCTCTGAAATAAGAAAGTGTATAAGCCCCACGGTGGTGGAAGTCATCGAAATAGAAATCGGCGATACAGGCCTGAGGGCTTGATGCCTTGAGGGCAGGGTGGTTGCTGATTGCACCAGTGGTGGTGTAGTGACCAGGATAGGAAATTCCCCATTGTCCTACTTTACCATTATTATTTTCCACATTTTTCACCAACCAGTCGATGGTGTCAAATGTATCAGTAGATT contains:
- a CDS encoding CocE/NonD family hydrolase yields the protein MRYLLILLSCCLIIACSSPQKANNPQKEQYDVKAHYDKSTHYITMRDGVKLFTTVYSPKDKSQKYPIMMYRTCYSSAPYGKDKYKGKLGPSTTMMKEGYIFVYQDVRGRYMSEGTFDNMRPIVEHTDSTATDESTDTFDTIDWLVKNVENNNGKVGQWGISYPGHYTTTGAISNHPALKASSPQACIADFYFDDFHHRGAYTLSYFRATPVFGYQKTDTTTKAWYAPHMVDLGTPDMYDFFLKMGPLKNASKYYGKDNFFWQQLVEHPDYDEFWQSRNILPHLKNISANMMVVGGLFDAEDLYGPIHTYKTIEKNNPNTYNTIVLGPWSHGDWSRRKENQMVGNLSYGAVNIYYQDSIEAPFFHHFLKEDGGKNSGLPEAYVYDTGSKDWHKFQQWPPKNALEKTFYLKQGGCLDSEQPKSAKGFDSYISDPAKPVPYSERMKVSFTPREYMSDDQRFASRRPDVMVYETPVLTEDLTMAGDLLAKLKVSTSGTDSDWIVKLIDVYPDSTKNDEFTPERIKLAGYQQMVRSEIMRGRYRESFSKPVPFTPNKITAIDLPLQDVMHTFKKGHKVMIQVQSSWFPLFDLNPQKFVKNIYKADESDFIKAEQHIYHNKNHASSITFKAL
- a CDS encoding NAD(P)/FAD-dependent oxidoreductase, producing the protein MMEIFINGAGVAGLALNKLIQKNSATHRAMIFEKNSQLSTNGFGFVLMPNGYSALKKIVGADIVRENLHPLKYYMNYNFEGKLQSKNTLTNCYGIYRNQLLNMLMEKEASIKWNSSLEISEQHEVTCNGQAINADLVIGADGINSPTRRKLFPNHQAKNDRCHELVGFAKLPKFIAAQYDHQLTKFTHQQGGLSFGLMSLGDQNFIWYMQWDQQKYGEPADQFASFFDDLTKDFRILDQFRLHLKFDHVHHCINKTITPLEQYHAEHILLMGDAAHPLPTFSSQGMNTALEDAVLVHELIHAVPKAKIGQRFYEIQGIKIKKILSESATLRSNFLYPAERMLMPLAHKKASYV
- a CDS encoding ATP-binding protein, translating into MQNPISQFIESLQKCGDKEALATHIAEGFPKLFPYLQLVGIHLLSQPYFRLESFFYYDNNCISEENMVAEINYMIWTNSKKPSKLPNAAILPVHVNTQIAGGITVLNTEGVNLLDDDRLNMVIALIGANLSLQHQKYQLTETQKRVIQQSKLMDNSPNPILVIDEQCTLLYTNPASDHLLTFYGMISGGQVVTSWQQAIRKILKGATEVRFQVRTEDKVYSLSFFRHTHPHLITVYANDITELKKLENSLVVQRNFFEDIFNHIPSDLVVFNKRHEYLFVNPQAIKNRQIREWIIGKTDYDYCDLKNTPYDMANARRDLFNRIKNSRQVAEIKDIKYHEDRSIREAILRRMLPVYDKEGELEYMIGYGSDITDLMRAENASTRSREQLELVLTASNDGFWDWDLDTGRLFLSDRLKLMLGIEMLGNSVSSPEELNLLSFKNRFSFFRSILKLKNGHLSKCEAIHQFTHAKGGDVYLLMRTIGITNKEGHVVRIVGSSADISELKRSEIALQQAKKFAEQANEAQTQFLATMSHEIRTPLNAVIGFSNFLLQENPQPHQLDYLNSLNFSANNLLSLVNDILDFNKIEAKKIELEHIGFDLHDLGREVIQVMNLRAADKGIYAKVEMDPHLPKRVMGDPTRLSQIFNNLLGNAIKFTDQGGIKLKMSLLSEEETCYHILFEFEDTGIGISKEKFEKIFDSFSQADNKTTRKYGGTGLGLTITRKLIELLGGEIKLKSEESVGSTFYFCLKMDRVDDKDFENQKIKEIFDEKQIEGVRILLVDDNPMNIRVAKHLLDKWKAKVDVAENGAIAVDMAQENDYDLIFMDLSMPVMDGYEATICIRVFDQVTPIIALTADALSDVRARVFSIGMNDFMTKPFKPAVLKEKLSINLLVNKPD